A single region of the Oenococcus kitaharae DSM 17330 genome encodes:
- a CDS encoding PTS sugar transporter subunit IIC translates to MNESGNKAQGKRFLDKFSEVSAKIGNEVHLRSLRDAFATIMPLFILAGLAVLINNVIFPFVAKGQALANLQFWGNMVTNGTLNIAGLVLAPVIGFTLARNKGFTNGLLAAVIALSSLIIVMPFTLSVLPNGAKKAVDLTGVLSFSNLGTTGMFAGIIIGLVATEIFIRLSKIKHLKINIGGNVPPSVSASFSDMIPVILTLSLMALLSALLLVLGKTNLIALITNIIQEPLRSFNTSLPGMLFIYSCGNFLFTLGIHQTVINGTLLDPVLLINMNKNMAAYAAHQQIPYILTNTFRDTFGMIGGTGSTLCLLIAIFIFSRNRVSKNVASLASAPGIFNINEPVIFGYPIVFNIPMMIPFVLQPVIGILIAYFFTTIGWMSRVVVLIPWTTPPLLSAYLATAGDWRAVLVQLLIIILGVLFYIPFMKISERVMAKEAALETQK, encoded by the coding sequence ATGAACGAATCTGGGAACAAAGCTCAAGGAAAACGATTTTTGGATAAGTTTTCTGAAGTTTCGGCTAAAATCGGTAACGAGGTTCACCTGCGTTCCTTGCGTGACGCTTTTGCGACAATTATGCCTTTGTTCATTTTAGCTGGATTAGCAGTATTGATTAATAATGTTATTTTTCCTTTTGTTGCAAAAGGACAGGCATTGGCCAATTTGCAGTTTTGGGGAAATATGGTTACTAACGGGACACTTAATATTGCTGGACTCGTATTGGCACCTGTGATTGGTTTTACTCTGGCACGAAATAAAGGCTTCACAAACGGATTGCTGGCTGCAGTCATAGCGCTCTCGAGCCTAATTATCGTCATGCCATTTACTCTTTCAGTCCTACCGAATGGTGCAAAAAAGGCCGTTGATTTGACTGGCGTGCTGAGTTTTTCAAATCTAGGCACGACTGGCATGTTCGCCGGTATTATTATTGGTTTGGTCGCGACTGAAATTTTTATTCGATTGTCAAAGATTAAGCATCTGAAGATTAATATTGGCGGTAATGTGCCGCCATCGGTATCAGCTTCTTTTAGCGACATGATTCCAGTCATTCTGACTCTCAGCCTCATGGCTTTGCTCTCAGCCTTGTTACTGGTTCTTGGGAAGACGAATCTCATTGCACTGATTACGAATATTATTCAGGAACCTCTCCGGAGCTTTAATACTAGCTTACCGGGCATGCTATTCATTTATAGCTGCGGCAATTTCCTGTTCACTTTGGGAATTCATCAAACAGTTATCAATGGTACCTTGCTGGATCCGGTTCTGTTGATCAACATGAATAAAAACATGGCCGCTTATGCTGCCCATCAACAGATTCCTTACATTTTGACAAACACTTTCCGTGATACATTTGGCATGATTGGCGGAACAGGATCAACTCTATGTTTGTTGATTGCGATCTTTATCTTTTCTCGCAACCGTGTCAGCAAAAACGTTGCAAGTTTGGCATCTGCACCTGGTATTTTCAACATCAATGAACCCGTCATTTTCGGTTATCCCATTGTCTTCAATATTCCGATGATGATTCCTTTTGTTCTCCAACCTGTTATCGGCATTTTGATTGCTTATTTCTTTACAACAATCGGTTGGATGAGTCGAGTAGTTGTCTTAATTCCTTGGACAACACCACCATTGCTGAGTGCCTATTTGGCCACTGCTGGTGATTGGCGAGCGGTCTTGGTGCAATTGCTGATCATTATCCTAGGTGTTCTTTTCTACATTCCTTTCATGAAAATCAGTGAAAGAGTCATGGCTAAAGAAGCTGCTTTGGAAACACAAAAGTAA
- a CDS encoding MFS transporter — protein MFKNKLVLLASLFINMGIVLIMPITTLFIHRTLGKSLLIAGFVLMAFSLAQMAGNLLGGFLFDRWQPKQSMYLGGAITVVSLALITIFPIWLTYSLLVATYGFGLGILNASVNGYLAFLKKDDPQIFNNNYWLASLGSGLASFLSGILFGINVRLVFGFSTILFILTLILVRLSIHPVEKNTKLNNSKAQKTHSFPHLWPVVLVCLSFVIAWMGYEQWDTNISTFMISQGISVQAYSVLFTINAIVLLIIQPITKIVFRDTFRADKWRIISGIVMFSFSYLVIIDASNYWQFVVGIVILTFGEILAFPAIPSMLNRFATDENRGRIQSFGSLAGSLGRAIGPAIGGFLVTSFSYPSLFVTVFLLHILIAIVLLSLKRHKKAPV, from the coding sequence ATGTTCAAAAATAAGCTGGTATTGTTAGCAAGTTTATTCATAAATATGGGCATTGTGCTGATTATGCCGATCACGACTTTGTTCATCCATCGGACACTTGGCAAAAGTCTGCTGATCGCCGGATTTGTATTGATGGCATTCTCGCTGGCTCAGATGGCCGGCAATTTGCTCGGCGGTTTTCTCTTTGATCGCTGGCAGCCCAAACAATCGATGTATCTGGGCGGGGCGATCACGGTTGTGTCACTGGCCTTGATCACGATCTTTCCGATCTGGCTGACATATTCCTTATTGGTTGCCACTTATGGTTTTGGCCTGGGCATTTTAAACGCGAGCGTTAACGGCTATCTGGCTTTTTTGAAAAAAGACGATCCGCAGATTTTTAACAACAATTATTGGCTGGCTAGTCTGGGATCAGGTCTGGCGAGTTTTCTTTCTGGTATTTTGTTTGGCATCAACGTCCGCCTGGTCTTTGGATTTTCGACAATTCTTTTCATTTTGACTTTAATTCTCGTCAGGTTGAGCATTCATCCAGTAGAGAAGAACACGAAACTAAATAATTCCAAAGCCCAAAAAACTCATTCTTTTCCGCACCTTTGGCCGGTTGTTTTAGTCTGCTTGAGCTTTGTGATTGCTTGGATGGGCTATGAACAGTGGGACACGAACATTTCCACTTTTATGATTTCACAAGGCATTTCAGTGCAGGCATATAGTGTGCTCTTCACGATTAACGCGATCGTGCTGCTGATTATTCAGCCGATAACGAAAATCGTTTTCAGAGATACTTTCCGCGCAGATAAATGGCGGATTATTTCCGGGATTGTCATGTTTTCCTTCTCGTACTTAGTCATCATTGATGCCAGCAATTATTGGCAATTTGTTGTGGGAATTGTCATTTTGACTTTTGGCGAAATCTTAGCTTTTCCGGCGATTCCGTCCATGCTGAACCGCTTTGCGACTGACGAAAATCGCGGTCGTATTCAATCTTTCGGCAGTCTGGCCGGATCATTAGGGCGTGCAATCGGCCCTGCAATTGGCGGCTTTTTGGTAACGAGTTTTAGCTATCCGAGCTTGTTTGTCACGGTTTTTCTGCTGCATATTCTTATCGCCATTGTCCTGCTGTCTTTAAAAAGACACAAAAAGGCTCCGGTTTAA
- a CDS encoding KUP/HAK/KT family potassium transporter, with the protein MKNKNHFSKKTIGGLIALGIVYGDIGTSPLYVMNAIVSDAGGLKNADSTYIIGCLSLIFWTLMLITTIKYVLLAMQADNHHEGGIFSLYALVRNRAKWLILPALIGGAALLADGTLTPAVTVTSAIEGLKGEQIGIVRFGQSQWPVILTVTIILLFVFLFQRLGASSIGKLFGPLMLIWFSFIGIFGLINLFGHWEILKALSPIYGIQVLFSPDNKMGFFILGSIFLATTGAEALYSDMGHVGKANIYRTWPLVYLSLMLSYFGQGAWVISQNKNSIGEANPFYSMLPADWHAAAIIIATIAAIIASQALITGSFTLVSEAIGLKLLPRLKITYPGKIKSQSYIASVNWLLCLTTLIIVWLFQTSDHMEAAYGLAITVTMLMTTLLLHQFLMMNKHRLLASVFVIFFGFLEGVFLISSLIKFVHGGYLTLLITLVILMVMIFWHFGNEIRRSYTADSQYLSLKEATPKLQQLSDDNSLPLYATNLIYMNRVKDNYQIKRHVLYSIFDERPKRAKVYWFFTVNQTDYPYGASYTVDMLGTRNIVDVQLYLGFKKSQHITRYLRRIVNDLIEADVIDRQVPRYSTIPDRQVGDFRFVLLNQRVQDLNFLPNIKRLDKFLISGRLFLQRITASQPAWYGLEFSEFVEETVPLFMSESSRIDLIRTETKNQDQGS; encoded by the coding sequence ATGAAAAATAAAAATCATTTCAGCAAAAAAACGATTGGTGGTTTGATCGCCTTAGGCATCGTCTACGGCGACATTGGTACCTCGCCTCTGTATGTAATGAATGCAATTGTGTCAGATGCAGGTGGCTTGAAAAACGCCGACAGTACCTACATCATCGGTTGTTTGTCACTCATTTTCTGGACACTAATGCTGATCACGACAATCAAATATGTGCTGCTGGCCATGCAAGCGGATAACCACCATGAAGGCGGCATCTTTTCCTTGTACGCGCTTGTCAGAAATAGAGCAAAATGGCTGATCCTGCCGGCCTTAATTGGTGGAGCTGCCCTATTAGCCGATGGCACTTTGACGCCAGCCGTCACGGTCACTTCTGCAATTGAAGGATTAAAAGGCGAGCAGATTGGTATCGTTCGTTTCGGCCAATCTCAGTGGCCGGTCATTTTGACCGTGACAATCATTTTATTGTTTGTTTTTCTCTTCCAACGTTTAGGTGCTTCGTCAATCGGCAAACTTTTTGGCCCTCTGATGCTGATTTGGTTCTCTTTTATTGGCATTTTCGGGCTGATCAATCTGTTCGGCCACTGGGAAATACTCAAAGCTCTCTCACCAATTTATGGTATCCAAGTCTTATTCAGCCCTGATAATAAAATGGGATTTTTCATTCTCGGTAGCATCTTTTTAGCGACCACTGGTGCCGAGGCCTTGTATTCTGATATGGGCCACGTCGGAAAAGCCAACATTTATCGTACTTGGCCTCTGGTCTATCTTAGCCTCATGCTCAGTTACTTTGGCCAAGGTGCTTGGGTTATTTCTCAGAATAAAAACAGTATCGGCGAAGCTAATCCTTTTTATAGTATGCTGCCGGCTGATTGGCATGCCGCAGCAATCATTATTGCGACAATTGCTGCGATTATTGCCTCACAAGCACTGATCACGGGTTCCTTTACGCTAGTCAGCGAAGCCATCGGCCTCAAACTGTTGCCGAGACTTAAAATCACCTATCCTGGCAAAATCAAAAGCCAATCCTATATTGCCAGCGTAAACTGGCTGCTGTGCCTCACGACACTGATAATCGTCTGGCTTTTTCAGACCTCGGATCATATGGAAGCCGCTTACGGTTTGGCCATCACCGTGACGATGCTGATGACAACGCTGCTGCTTCACCAGTTTCTCATGATGAATAAACATCGCCTGTTAGCCAGTGTCTTCGTGATCTTTTTTGGATTCTTGGAGGGCGTCTTCTTGATTTCAAGTCTGATCAAATTTGTCCACGGCGGCTATCTGACTCTGCTAATCACACTTGTCATTCTCATGGTCATGATCTTCTGGCATTTTGGCAACGAAATCAGACGTTCTTATACCGCTGACAGCCAATACCTGTCTTTAAAAGAAGCAACGCCCAAGCTCCAGCAACTTAGTGATGACAATTCGCTGCCTCTGTACGCAACAAATCTGATTTACATGAACCGGGTCAAAGACAATTACCAGATTAAACGGCATGTTTTGTACTCGATCTTTGATGAACGGCCTAAAAGGGCTAAAGTCTATTGGTTCTTCACAGTCAATCAGACTGACTATCCTTACGGTGCCAGCTATACAGTCGACATGCTGGGTACAAGAAACATTGTTGACGTTCAGCTGTATTTGGGTTTTAAAAAATCTCAGCACATCACACGTTACCTAAGACGGATTGTCAACGACTTGATCGAGGCCGATGTGATTGACCGCCAGGTTCCCCGTTATTCGACGATTCCTGACCGGCAAGTCGGTGATTTCAGATTCGTGTTATTAAATCAGCGTGTACAGGACTTAAATTTTTTGCCGAATATCAAACGTCTCGATAAGTTTTTAATTTCCGGCCGGCTTTTCTTGCAACGGATCACAGCCTCTCAGCCAGCTTGGTATGGACTAGAATTTAGTGAATTCGTTGAAGAAACCGTCCCGCTGTTTATGAGTGAAAGCAGTCGAATTGATCTGATTCGAACAGAAACTAAAAATCAGGACCAAGGCTCTTAA
- a CDS encoding MarR family winged helix-turn-helix transcriptional regulator — MCSILHATSRAIQRLYHPSLAEVDLTYPQYLALVILYEHDDLTVKRLGQYLELDSGTITPLLKRMEKAELLTRTREQDDERIVYASLTEAGRKKREEHRIHQKYY, encoded by the coding sequence TTGTGTTCCATTCTTCATGCCACTTCCAGAGCTATCCAGCGTTTGTACCACCCGAGTTTGGCAGAGGTGGACCTAACCTATCCGCAATATCTGGCACTCGTGATTTTATACGAACATGATGATTTAACGGTTAAACGGCTTGGTCAATATTTGGAACTAGATAGCGGCACAATTACCCCTTTACTGAAGCGTATGGAAAAAGCCGAATTACTAACGCGGACGCGCGAACAAGACGATGAACGGATTGTCTATGCGAGTCTGACTGAAGCCGGCAGAAAAAAGCGCGAAGAGCACAGGATTCACCAAAAGTATTATTAG
- a CDS encoding heavy metal translocating P-type ATPase, with product MSNFRKFMLALIIGVIALISQFVFAAGAVAYWLILLAGGLTTISMLIGMIKTIRSGKYGVDILAITAIVATLAVGEYWASLIVLIMLTGGDSLEDYASRQPSRELRSLLDNSPHTAHKISDQQTTDLPVEAVKIGDIILVKPGETVPVDGMIISGESTVDESSLTGESRAVTKDADDMLMSGSVNGDGALQFRVTKIASDSQYQRLVRLVKESEAKPAHFVRLADHYAVPFTLIAYLIGGIAWFLAKDPVRFAEVLVVASPCPLILAAPVALVAGMSRSSRKGIVVKNGTTIEKLAKAKSAAFDKTGTITAGSLFVDQIESADAALSADRLLILAASAEQDSSHILARSLLTDAKNKKIHLLPVTNLAEVTGQGIKAEVDGQQIAVGKAAFAQNPATDLPDQTAVYVSIDGKYAGSITFKDTVRPEAKDTLARLKELGLSKLIMLTGDQQPVADKIAAGLALDEIHAQCLPEDKISLINNIPKQYKPIIMVGDGVNDAPALAAADVGIAMGAHGSTAASESADAVILKDDLSRVAEAVDISQDTMRIARQSVLIGIGICVFLMLVASTGVIPALFGAALQEVVDSVSILSSLRARRDH from the coding sequence GTGTCTAATTTTAGAAAATTTATGTTAGCGCTGATTATCGGTGTCATTGCCCTAATCAGCCAATTTGTCTTTGCAGCCGGCGCCGTTGCTTACTGGCTGATTCTGCTAGCTGGGGGGCTGACCACGATTTCCATGCTGATCGGCATGATCAAAACCATCCGCAGCGGTAAATACGGTGTCGATATTCTGGCGATTACAGCCATCGTCGCGACTTTGGCCGTTGGTGAATATTGGGCCAGCCTGATCGTCTTGATTATGCTGACTGGCGGTGACAGTTTGGAAGATTACGCAAGCCGCCAGCCCTCTCGCGAACTTCGGTCATTGTTGGATAATTCGCCGCATACGGCTCACAAAATCAGCGACCAGCAGACAACCGATCTGCCAGTCGAAGCCGTCAAAATCGGCGATATCATTCTTGTCAAACCCGGCGAGACAGTGCCAGTCGATGGCATGATCATTTCCGGCGAGTCGACCGTTGACGAATCATCTCTAACCGGTGAATCGCGAGCTGTTACAAAAGATGCCGATGATATGCTGATGTCCGGATCTGTCAATGGTGATGGTGCTTTGCAGTTTCGCGTCACGAAAATCGCTTCAGACAGCCAATATCAAAGGCTGGTTCGCTTAGTCAAGGAATCTGAAGCCAAGCCAGCACATTTTGTCAGACTTGCTGACCATTATGCAGTACCATTCACCCTGATTGCCTATCTAATCGGGGGCATTGCCTGGTTTCTCGCTAAGGACCCGGTCCGATTTGCTGAAGTGCTGGTCGTGGCTTCACCCTGCCCTTTGATTTTAGCCGCCCCAGTCGCATTAGTCGCTGGTATGAGCCGTTCCAGCCGTAAAGGCATCGTTGTTAAAAACGGGACGACAATTGAAAAATTAGCGAAAGCCAAAAGTGCCGCCTTTGATAAGACAGGTACGATTACGGCCGGAAGTCTCTTCGTTGACCAGATCGAATCAGCGGATGCTGCACTTTCCGCAGACCGCCTGCTGATTCTAGCAGCCAGTGCCGAGCAGGATTCTTCACACATCTTGGCCCGTTCATTATTGACCGATGCTAAAAATAAAAAAATCCACTTGCTGCCTGTCACAAACTTAGCCGAAGTCACAGGACAAGGGATTAAAGCTGAAGTTGATGGCCAGCAAATCGCTGTCGGTAAAGCCGCGTTTGCCCAAAATCCAGCCACAGATCTACCGGATCAGACGGCCGTCTATGTCTCAATTGATGGTAAATACGCTGGATCAATCACTTTTAAAGATACGGTCCGGCCTGAAGCCAAAGACACACTGGCTCGGCTAAAAGAATTGGGATTGTCCAAACTAATCATGCTGACTGGTGATCAGCAGCCTGTCGCCGATAAGATTGCAGCCGGACTGGCACTTGATGAGATCCATGCCCAGTGCCTGCCTGAAGATAAGATCAGCCTGATCAATAATATTCCCAAACAATACAAACCAATTATCATGGTCGGTGATGGCGTCAATGATGCCCCTGCTTTGGCCGCTGCGGATGTCGGTATCGCCATGGGTGCTCACGGATCAACTGCCGCCAGCGAAAGTGCTGATGCCGTTATTTTAAAGGACGACTTGTCGCGTGTTGCTGAAGCCGTCGATATCTCGCAAGACACGATGAGAATCGCTCGGCAATCTGTACTGATCGGCATCGGCATCTGTGTTTTCTTGATGCTTGTCGCCAGCACCGGCGTCATCCCCGCCTTATTTGGAGCCGCTTTGCAAGAAGTGGTTGATTCCGTTTCCATCCTGTCATCCTTGCGGGCCAGAAGAGATCATTAA
- a CDS encoding GNAT family N-acetyltransferase — protein sequence MTNKMIADRIANLNQRPDQYCEFVTDNAAEIQLDLADSDVTVVDQDDCLLVLDQYAVGKEWFVEVWGPFFQGTVFPEIALAENLKKSISHFPAQINFFYGLENAALANWLKSHQAALTRQTIWQVYPVAMRPSSLRFEAYENPLPKEKAEEALKLHHQMFHDDAVADISAEHPLFLAYQGRQLCGYALVEVEETLARLLFVAVAPAFRHQSIATNLIAFLWQYLYMSDSGKTMTLVQSEKAEAAGLLYEHLGFKKLRVLESAAMTMD from the coding sequence ATGACAAATAAAATGATCGCGGACCGCATCGCCAATCTGAATCAAAGGCCAGATCAATACTGTGAATTTGTCACGGATAATGCAGCGGAAATTCAGCTTGATTTAGCCGATTCGGATGTGACTGTTGTCGATCAAGACGACTGCCTGCTGGTCTTGGATCAATATGCAGTCGGCAAAGAATGGTTCGTCGAAGTCTGGGGACCCTTTTTTCAGGGTACTGTTTTCCCGGAAATAGCACTGGCGGAAAATCTGAAAAAATCTATCTCGCACTTTCCTGCACAAATCAATTTCTTTTATGGATTGGAAAACGCCGCACTCGCCAATTGGTTGAAAAGCCATCAGGCGGCGTTGACCCGGCAGACTATTTGGCAGGTTTACCCCGTAGCTATGAGGCCATCTAGCCTGCGCTTTGAGGCTTATGAAAATCCGCTTCCAAAGGAAAAAGCAGAAGAAGCTCTCAAGCTGCATCATCAAATGTTTCATGATGATGCTGTTGCCGATATCTCAGCTGAACATCCCCTCTTTTTGGCCTACCAAGGGAGACAATTGTGCGGATACGCGCTCGTCGAGGTCGAAGAAACCTTGGCACGCCTGCTTTTTGTAGCTGTGGCGCCGGCATTCAGACATCAATCTATTGCGACAAATTTAATCGCTTTTCTTTGGCAATATTTATATATGTCTGACAGTGGTAAAACCATGACCCTGGTTCAGTCCGAAAAAGCTGAAGCGGCTGGATTGTTATATGAGCATCTCGGCTTTAAGAAGCTGCGAGTTTTGGAGTCAGCCGCGATGACAATGGATTAG
- a CDS encoding ABC transporter ATP-binding protein yields MAAIELKKVNHYFGSGSSLVHVLQDINFSAEKGQLVLIVGPSGSGKSTFLTIAGGLQTASSGDVSIEGQSINQLSREQSDQLRLSHIGFVLQSYALVPYLKVSEQLAFVDRIKPEGNLNAEELKELFAQLGIEDLVNKYPGQLSGGQRQRVAIARAVYTNPEVILADEPSAALDSDRVVKIGQLFKELAEQRDKAVVIVTHDTRLMPFADKIYEIMDGKMSLHDK; encoded by the coding sequence ATGGCAGCAATTGAATTAAAAAAAGTCAATCATTATTTCGGTTCCGGCAGCAGCCTTGTTCATGTCTTACAGGACATTAATTTTTCTGCGGAAAAAGGACAATTGGTACTGATTGTCGGCCCTTCAGGTTCTGGCAAGAGTACCTTTTTGACAATTGCCGGCGGTCTGCAGACAGCCTCTTCGGGTGATGTTTCAATCGAAGGCCAATCAATTAATCAGTTAAGCCGCGAACAAAGCGATCAATTAAGACTGTCCCACATTGGTTTTGTCCTGCAATCATACGCCTTAGTGCCCTATTTAAAAGTCAGCGAGCAGTTGGCTTTTGTCGATCGGATCAAGCCGGAAGGTAATCTGAATGCAGAGGAGCTAAAGGAACTGTTTGCCCAATTAGGTATCGAAGATTTGGTCAACAAATATCCCGGACAACTATCCGGTGGACAAAGACAGCGCGTGGCGATCGCCAGAGCCGTTTACACAAATCCGGAAGTGATTCTTGCCGACGAACCCAGTGCCGCTTTGGATTCGGACCGTGTCGTTAAAATCGGACAACTCTTTAAGGAACTGGCTGAACAGCGTGACAAAGCCGTCGTCATCGTCACGCATGATACACGTTTGATGCCTTTTGCTGATAAAATTTATGAAATAATGGATGGGAAGATGAGCTTGCATGACAAATAA
- a CDS encoding ABC transporter permease yields MYLALKEIRHEKLRYTLITAMIVLISYLIFILSGLANGLASENTQAITSWHTKTVLLNRDANVNLSQSTITKKQLAATNLTKSQAIVGQAAIVVKSSNREKESAQFIGLDKSQYIAKNLVASSGRRFRKQHEVIVDQQFKSEGYKIGDKIKFNSASNQYTIVGFTKNAKLNIAPIVYGQIAVWKKLRPFPGGQVAASAIISKTAHFTAGVKGLKRYSSHYFISKLPGYSAQNTTFAFMIGFLMVISLVVIAVFLYILTIQALPTYAVLRAQGIPGAKLVNTIISQSLVLMIIGIIGGALLTAVTASLIPFGVPLSFNLVMLSLITLGLMVMGIVGAALPARKIAKIDPVSVIGG; encoded by the coding sequence ATGTATCTGGCTCTAAAGGAAATTCGTCACGAGAAACTGCGCTACACGCTGATCACGGCCATGATTGTCCTGATTAGCTACCTGATTTTTATTCTGTCGGGGCTGGCAAACGGCTTAGCGAGCGAGAACACGCAGGCAATCACCTCCTGGCACACAAAAACTGTCCTCTTGAATCGCGACGCTAATGTGAATTTGTCGCAATCCACGATCACAAAGAAACAGCTCGCTGCAACCAACCTGACGAAAAGCCAAGCAATTGTCGGACAAGCAGCAATCGTTGTCAAAAGCAGCAATCGCGAAAAAGAATCGGCACAGTTTATCGGACTCGACAAAAGCCAATATATTGCAAAAAACCTCGTGGCCAGCAGCGGCCGCCGTTTTCGCAAGCAGCACGAAGTCATCGTCGATCAGCAATTTAAATCCGAGGGCTACAAGATCGGAGACAAAATCAAATTCAATTCCGCGTCCAACCAGTATACAATCGTCGGTTTTACTAAAAATGCGAAGCTGAACATCGCTCCTATCGTATACGGACAGATAGCCGTTTGGAAAAAGTTGCGTCCTTTTCCTGGCGGTCAAGTTGCTGCCAGTGCGATCATTTCAAAAACAGCTCATTTTACTGCCGGTGTCAAAGGTTTAAAACGGTATAGCAGTCACTACTTCATCTCCAAATTGCCCGGCTATTCAGCACAGAACACGACTTTTGCCTTTATGATCGGATTTTTGATGGTCATTTCATTGGTTGTGATTGCCGTCTTCCTGTACATCCTCACAATTCAGGCTTTGCCAACCTATGCCGTACTACGCGCGCAAGGTATTCCCGGAGCTAAACTTGTCAATACGATTATCAGCCAATCACTGGTCTTAATGATCATCGGCATCATTGGCGGTGCTTTATTAACGGCTGTTACAGCCAGCTTGATTCCCTTCGGCGTCCCGCTCTCCTTTAATCTGGTCATGCTGTCGCTGATTACTCTAGGTTTGATGGTCATGGGGATTGTCGGTGCGGCGCTGCCAGCAAGAAAAATCGCGAAAATTGATCCGGTCAGCGTTATTGGAGGCTAA
- a CDS encoding GNAT family N-acetyltransferase, protein MVTLRKASPVELTQIYMMGYDAWGEHQSVAAYLQECRSSTKYQRGTWWVLEEQGQLLSSLIIYELSNHVLGIGSVSTDPVSRHQGYATAMLRQFMTAHLAFNFFLFSDIDPSFYMRLGFQAVSQENQSYSDTTLMYYPEDFHPAKDQLPTYF, encoded by the coding sequence TTGGTCACACTAAGAAAAGCATCACCGGTCGAACTCACTCAAATATATATGATGGGCTACGACGCCTGGGGCGAGCATCAATCAGTCGCAGCTTATTTACAGGAATGTCGTTCTTCGACTAAATATCAGCGGGGCACTTGGTGGGTTCTTGAAGAACAAGGCCAGCTGCTGAGTTCGTTAATTATTTATGAGCTGTCTAATCATGTATTAGGGATCGGATCGGTCTCGACTGATCCGGTTAGCCGGCATCAAGGTTATGCAACGGCTATGCTTAGACAATTCATGACTGCCCATCTGGCATTTAATTTCTTTTTATTCAGCGATATTGATCCATCTTTTTATATGCGGCTGGGCTTTCAGGCTGTCAGTCAGGAAAACCAGTCTTATTCCGATACGACGCTGATGTATTATCCTGAGGATTTTCATCCAGCAAAGGATCAGCTGCCAACTTATTTTTAG